From the genome of Desulfovibrio gilichinskyi, one region includes:
- a CDS encoding nucleoside deaminase, with product MNNKFMQAALEQARVGMNEGGIPIGSVLVHNGKIIGEGRNRRIQEGSVIKHGEMDALENAGRQPASIYRESILYTTLSPCPMCTGAILLYGIKKVIIGENVNYLGAEKTLLENGVEINVLQNEDCINLMRTFIENNPTLWNEDIGE from the coding sequence ATGAATAATAAATTTATGCAGGCCGCTTTAGAACAAGCAAGAGTCGGAATGAACGAAGGCGGTATTCCCATCGGTTCCGTCTTGGTCCATAACGGGAAAATAATCGGCGAAGGGAGAAACAGACGAATCCAAGAAGGTAGTGTCATCAAACATGGAGAAATGGATGCTCTGGAAAACGCGGGAAGGCAACCCGCCAGCATTTACCGGGAATCAATACTCTACACCACATTATCCCCATGCCCCATGTGTACCGGTGCTATTTTGTTATACGGGATAAAAAAAGTCATTATCGGTGAGAATGTGAACTACCTCGGAGCTGAAAAAACTTTACTGGAAAATGGTGTTGAAATTAATGTTTTACAAAATGAAGATTGCATTAATTTAATGAGAACTTTTATTGAAAATAATCCAACTCTCTGGAATGAAGACATCGGAGAATAA
- a CDS encoding SulP family inorganic anion transporter: MSYLKTLSQNYQPAIIRVLKRGYSFKLFASDIGSGVTVGIVALPLAMAFAIAAGASPQQGLFTALVAGFIISGLGGSRFQIGGPTGAFVVIVGTILARHGYDGLVMAMILAGILLFLMGLFNFGQFLKFIPYPVTAGFTTGIALLIVTTQIKDFFGLDLQHVPAAFYDRIVACYNALPTFNSEALALSVGTLVVMLLIRRFVPRVPAHIVGIFFATAAVWIMGLPVETIGSRFGNIPAVLPHAHMPVFSMALVRSELPDALTIALLAGIESLLSAVVADGMTGSRHNSTVELMAQGLANIASAFFGGIPATGAIARTATNIRAGAYSPVSGLIHVATLAAFLMICSGLLYHIPLASLAAVLIVVSWDMSELHRFKRLLHAPKIDSAVLLLTFSLTVLVDLTVAVQVGVVLSALLFMKRMSEVSGVCELSLEDESINGRMLGWHDKISVYEVDGPFFFGTAQKFIDTMQFTRGVPSVLIIRLGHVYHIDATAIEALECVILKANQRGIVVILAELTTGTHKILSSMGTKRLIGMENILPDYPGAIERAKAIIKNLEEETDTKL, encoded by the coding sequence ATGTCTTACCTTAAAACTTTGAGTCAGAATTATCAACCAGCTATTATCCGCGTCCTGAAGCGCGGTTATTCTTTTAAACTGTTCGCCAGCGATATCGGGTCCGGCGTTACGGTTGGAATTGTCGCCCTGCCGCTGGCCATGGCTTTCGCCATTGCAGCAGGAGCATCGCCCCAGCAAGGACTGTTCACCGCCCTTGTTGCCGGGTTTATCATTTCAGGGCTCGGAGGCTCGCGTTTTCAAATTGGAGGCCCGACCGGAGCATTCGTTGTTATTGTGGGCACAATCCTTGCCCGCCACGGCTACGACGGGCTTGTGATGGCCATGATTCTGGCGGGGATATTACTTTTTCTCATGGGCCTATTCAATTTCGGGCAATTCCTGAAGTTTATTCCCTACCCAGTCACCGCCGGATTCACGACAGGTATCGCCTTATTAATTGTTACCACCCAGATCAAGGATTTTTTCGGACTCGACTTGCAGCATGTTCCTGCAGCTTTTTACGACCGGATAGTGGCCTGCTATAATGCGTTACCGACTTTTAACAGCGAGGCGTTGGCTCTAAGTGTCGGGACGTTGGTAGTTATGCTTCTTATACGTCGTTTCGTCCCCCGGGTTCCGGCGCACATTGTCGGCATATTCTTTGCCACAGCCGCAGTCTGGATCATGGGCTTACCGGTTGAAACAATCGGTTCCCGCTTCGGGAACATTCCTGCAGTGCTGCCGCATGCGCACATGCCCGTTTTCAGCATGGCCTTAGTGCGGTCGGAACTTCCTGATGCACTCACCATCGCCCTGCTGGCCGGTATTGAATCACTCCTGAGCGCAGTTGTGGCCGATGGTATGACCGGAAGCCGCCACAATTCAACCGTTGAGCTGATGGCGCAGGGACTGGCAAACATCGCTTCCGCTTTTTTTGGAGGTATTCCGGCTACGGGCGCAATAGCCCGCACCGCCACCAATATCCGCGCAGGTGCTTACTCTCCTGTTTCCGGTTTGATTCATGTGGCCACGCTGGCCGCCTTTCTTATGATCTGCTCCGGATTGTTGTATCATATTCCGCTTGCAAGCTTAGCCGCCGTGCTGATTGTCGTTTCTTGGGACATGAGCGAACTGCATCGTTTCAAACGTTTGCTGCACGCTCCAAAGATCGATTCCGCGGTCCTGCTCCTCACCTTCAGCCTGACTGTTTTGGTGGACCTTACAGTTGCCGTTCAAGTTGGAGTTGTGCTGTCAGCATTGCTGTTCATGAAACGTATGAGCGAGGTAAGCGGTGTCTGTGAACTGTCTCTTGAAGACGAATCAATCAATGGTCGAATGCTGGGATGGCATGACAAAATATCGGTGTACGAGGTTGACGGCCCGTTCTTTTTCGGCACGGCACAGAAATTTATCGACACTATGCAGTTCACCCGCGGAGTCCCTTCAGTACTGATCATTCGGCTGGGACATGTGTATCATATCGACGCCACCGCAATCGAAGCTCTGGAATGTGTGATCCTGAAAGCAAACCAGCGCGGCATTGTGGTCATTCTGGCAGAGCTTACAACCGGCACCCACAAGATACTCAGTTCCATGGGAACCAAGCGTCTTATCGGCATGGAAAACATCCTGCCGGACTATCCGGGCGCGATAGAGCGAGCCAAAGCGATTATTAAAAACTTGGAAGAAGAAACTGATACAAAGCTTTAG
- a CDS encoding uracil-xanthine permease family protein, with protein sequence MADNKSKISTSPYFHLITAVLSLQHIIIVFVGIMIVPAMVAQLYRLSPEETHYLIFMTTLGAGISTLLQPYKFKQFGLGMPMYMGTSGAFMACASASLNLGGLSLFSTLSLMSAPFQILFSYGIRFMRHILTPTVGGVIIMLAIAGLLKDSVNIWIEAGSAGQAGLLNVMIGMITILIMILVEWFGKEKLRPWGLFMGLTAGIIVEALIGGVDFSSVQNAPWIGLPPMHWPEFCFDITNLGHWTAYFTFIVSVQVASIKYVGDAMALQRVVNPGQKRTDFDAIQGGLYSSSVGMAVTSILGGMPSTSHSANIPLMEMTGIASRKVAVVAALMLMAVIFSPKTAYLFDSIPGEVIGAVGVVLVAHLFATGVRILATELDYRNAVIAGLSLCFGIIAENNSFYPDAFPLFLQPLTTNGFAVGGLIAVGLTILTRFSVKHSILFFVKPVAEEIVTIRNKVSSFSAQSGMSLKSSNYLEIACEEIFVHALSELEQAQNQGMVRYKMHMLDNKIKVEISFGARLNSDVGHVSESACSVYKMSEEELKSLGLILLTKIVNDITHQDMGHYTYICFNVPLK encoded by the coding sequence ATGGCTGACAATAAAAGTAAGATAAGTACCAGTCCTTATTTCCACCTCATTACTGCGGTTCTCAGCCTGCAGCATATTATCATTGTTTTTGTCGGGATTATGATTGTGCCGGCCATGGTGGCTCAGCTCTACAGATTAAGTCCTGAAGAAACTCACTATCTTATCTTTATGACGACCCTCGGGGCTGGAATATCTACACTGCTCCAGCCATATAAATTCAAACAGTTCGGACTGGGAATGCCCATGTATATGGGGACATCAGGTGCGTTCATGGCCTGCGCCTCTGCGTCCTTAAATTTGGGAGGACTATCTCTCTTTTCAACATTGTCACTTATGTCCGCTCCGTTTCAGATTCTGTTTAGTTACGGCATAAGATTTATGCGGCACATCCTTACTCCCACTGTAGGCGGGGTAATAATCATGCTCGCTATAGCAGGACTTTTGAAAGATTCTGTAAATATCTGGATAGAGGCAGGCTCCGCAGGGCAGGCTGGTCTTTTGAATGTTATGATAGGGATGATAACCATTTTAATAATGATTCTTGTAGAATGGTTTGGAAAAGAGAAGCTAAGACCTTGGGGTCTTTTTATGGGGCTTACTGCTGGAATTATTGTCGAAGCTTTAATAGGCGGTGTCGATTTTTCCTCGGTTCAGAACGCGCCGTGGATTGGTCTTCCCCCTATGCATTGGCCTGAGTTCTGTTTTGATATTACCAACCTCGGGCACTGGACAGCGTATTTTACATTTATAGTTTCGGTTCAGGTCGCCAGCATTAAATATGTGGGTGATGCCATGGCCTTGCAAAGAGTGGTCAACCCCGGGCAGAAAAGAACTGATTTTGATGCAATTCAAGGCGGCCTTTATTCAAGCAGCGTGGGAATGGCTGTAACTTCCATCCTCGGCGGTATGCCTTCCACGTCACATTCAGCGAATATTCCGCTGATGGAGATGACCGGCATCGCAAGCAGAAAGGTTGCTGTAGTTGCTGCGCTGATGCTTATGGCCGTAATTTTTTCTCCCAAAACAGCCTACCTTTTTGATTCAATACCCGGTGAAGTTATCGGGGCGGTGGGCGTTGTGCTTGTGGCGCATCTTTTTGCCACAGGAGTGCGCATACTTGCCACAGAGCTTGACTACCGTAATGCTGTAATTGCCGGATTATCATTATGTTTCGGGATTATAGCTGAAAATAATTCGTTTTATCCCGACGCATTTCCTTTGTTTCTACAGCCGCTGACAACTAATGGTTTTGCCGTGGGAGGGCTGATTGCGGTTGGATTAACTATACTTACGCGCTTTAGCGTTAAGCATTCCATCCTTTTTTTTGTTAAGCCTGTAGCGGAAGAAATTGTGACCATACGCAATAAAGTTTCCTCCTTTTCCGCTCAATCAGGGATGAGTCTCAAAAGTTCCAATTATCTTGAGATAGCTTGTGAGGAAATTTTTGTTCACGCTCTTTCAGAACTTGAACAGGCGCAGAACCAAGGGATGGTCAGATATAAAATGCATATGTTGGATAACAAAATAAAAGTAGAAATTTCTTTCGGTGCACGGCTGAATAGTGATGTCGGGCATGTGTCGGAATCTGCTTGCAGCGTTTATAAAATGAGTGAAGAGGAACTTAAAAGCCTCGGGCTTATTCTTCTTACCAAAATAGTAAACGATATCACTCATCAGGACATGGGCCATTATACATACATCTGTTTCAATGTTCCGCTGAAATAG